One stretch of Eretmochelys imbricata isolate rEreImb1 chromosome 1, rEreImb1.hap1, whole genome shotgun sequence DNA includes these proteins:
- the LOC144279464 gene encoding olfactory receptor 51G2-like, which produces MSVVNDTKLNSAMFLLTGIPGQEEVHLWISIPFCFIYVFSILGNSTILFIIKIDPSLHEPMYIFLSMLAVTDLGLSISTIPTILGIYLFNSREISLDACFAQLFFIHSFAMIESSILLLMALDRFVAISNPLRYASILTLPRIFKMGLVCVLRGVAVSFPFPFLLKRFQYYRVNVLSHSYCLHQDVMKLACSDITVNYIYGLFLTVSMVGLDSLPIFLSYVMILKTVLGVASHTECLRALNTCVSHLCAVLLFYTPDIGLALIHRLGKGSSPLLQIVLGYIYLLVPPLINPIVYSVTSKHLRGRIIRVFVK; this is translated from the coding sequence ATGTCAGTTGTCAATGACACCAAACTCAACTCTGCAATGTTCCTTCTCAccgggatacctgggcaggaagaggtccatctctggatctctatccccttctgcttCATTTATGTTTTTTCAATATTGGGAAATTCAACcattctgttcattataaaaaTAGATCCAAGCCTTcatgagcccatgtacattttcctttctaTGTTGGCAGTCACAGATCTTGGCTTATCGATATCCACCATACCAACAATACTGGGTATATACTTGTTTAACTCTAGGGAGATCAGCCTCGATGCCTGTTTtgcccagctgttcttcatccactcATTTGCAATGATTGAATCCTCCATACTCTTGTTGATGGCGTTAGACCGCTTTGTCGCAATCTCTAACCCACTGAGATATGCTTCCATCTTAACCCTGCCGAGAATATTCAAGATGGGACTGGTATGCGTGCTAAGAGGGGTGGCCGTATCATTCCCATTCCCCTTTCTCCTGAAACGGTTCCAATACTATCGAGTCaatgtcctctcccattcctactgCCTGCACCAGGATGTCATGAAGCTGGCTTGTTCAGATATCACAGTCAACTACATCTATGGCTTGTTTCTTACAGTCTCCATGGTGGGGTTGGATTCACTGCCCATCTTcctctcttatgtgatgatccTCAAAACGGTGCTGGGTGTTGCATCCCACACAGAGTGCCTCAGGGCCCTGAACACCTgtgtctcccacctctgtgccgtCCTGCTCTTCTACACACCAGATATTGGCTTAGCTTTGATACACAGATTGGGGAAGGGCTCTTCTCCCTTACTACAGATTGTCCTGGGCTACATCTACCTCCTCGTCCCGCCCCTGATCAACCCAATCGTGTACAGTGTGACAAGCAAACACCTTCGTGGGAGGATAATCAGAGTGTTCGTCAAGTGA